In one window of Henckelia pumila isolate YLH828 chromosome 1, ASM3356847v2, whole genome shotgun sequence DNA:
- the LOC140871049 gene encoding uncharacterized protein encodes MVVVAKHSYYRDEVGERQVEVPELIQQIVDKVELIKKRIKTAHNKHASYGNTKRKPLHFETGEHVFLQVSPFRKYVEDESHILHPTEVQLKPNFSYVERPDRIIDRKDKVLRNMGIPLVMIQWQRRGTEEATWELEIRMRSEQPELF; translated from the exons ATGGTTGTCGTTGCCAAACATTCTTATTATAGGGATGAAGTAGGGGAGAGACAGGTTGAGGTACCAGAGTTAATTCAACAGATTGTGGATAAAGTGGAATTGATCAAGAAGAGGATCAAGACTGCACATAATAAACATGCCAGTTATGGGAACACCAAGCGCAAACCTTTGCATTTTGAGACAGGAGAACATGTGTTTTTGCAGGTTTCACCTTTCCGAAAG TATGTGGAAGATGAGTCGCACATTCTGCATCCGACAGAGGTTCAGCTGAAACCCAATTTTTCTTATGTTGAGAGACCGGACAGAATTATTGACAGGAAAGATAAAGTGCTTCGGAATATGGGCATCCCTCTGGTCATgattcagtggcagcgtcgaggtaccgaggaagctacttgggagctcgagaTTCGTATGCGTTCTGAACAGCcggagttgttttga